In bacterium, one DNA window encodes the following:
- a CDS encoding peptidase T (catalyzes the release of the N-terminal amino acid from a tripeptide), translating to MAAIEHTCVERFLRYVAFDTQSSEESSTFPSTEKQKLLGQELVQDLRAMGLSDAAMDEWGYV from the coding sequence ATGGCAGCGATCGAACACACCTGTGTGGAGCGCTTTTTACGCTACGTGGCCTTTGATACGCAATCGAGCGAAGAGTCGTCTACTTTTCCCAGCACGGAGAAACAAAAGCTGCTTGGTCAGGAGCTGGTTCAGGATCTGCGCGCGATGGGTTTGTCCGACGCGGCGATGGACGAGTGGGGGTATGTC